In one Streptosporangiales bacterium genomic region, the following are encoded:
- a CDS encoding amino acid synthesis family protein: MRSGGATVGYDIRKWFGAVEHTRHEGGPVADEPLGKAVVAVVIANPYAGEYADDLAKLIGPSAELGTELTRRGLELLDGKAQGCGKGAIVGASGEQEHGVACLTTPFGDALRAGVGGGEAWVSSATKVGGPGTTLDIPLAYKDALYVRSHYDAMTLAIPDAPRPGEIVVAVALSTGGRVHARVGGLALADAKGDGVR; the protein is encoded by the coding sequence ATGCGATCGGGAGGCGCGACCGTGGGGTACGACATTCGGAAGTGGTTCGGTGCCGTCGAGCACACCAGGCACGAGGGTGGGCCGGTGGCGGACGAGCCGTTGGGCAAGGCGGTCGTGGCCGTGGTGATCGCGAACCCGTACGCGGGGGAGTACGCCGACGACCTCGCGAAGCTGATCGGGCCGAGCGCCGAGCTCGGCACGGAGCTGACCCGCCGCGGGCTCGAGCTGCTCGACGGCAAGGCGCAGGGGTGCGGCAAGGGTGCGATCGTCGGGGCCTCCGGTGAGCAGGAGCACGGCGTCGCGTGCCTGACGACGCCGTTCGGCGACGCACTGCGCGCCGGCGTCGGCGGCGGTGAGGCGTGGGTCAGCTCGGCCACCAAGGTCGGCGGCCCCGGTACCACCCTCGACATCCCGCTCGCGTACAAGGACGCGCTGTACGTCCGCTCGCACTACGACGCGATGACGCTGGCGATCCCGGACGCCCCGCGGCCGGGCGAGATCGTCGTGGCGGTCGCGCTGTCGACCGGTGGCCGCGTGCACGCCCGGGTGGGCGGGCTCGCCCTGGCCGACGCGAAGGGAGATGGTGTCCGATGA
- a CDS encoding 4-hydroxyphenylacetate 3-hydroxylase, with protein sequence MRSGQDYVAGLRDGRHVSIDGERVADVTTHPAFRGAVRSVAGLYDAAIDPANRETMTYPSPETGEPLNVAYLIPRSTEDLARRRKGLRLWAERTYGLMGRTPDHVAGFLAGFAASPHVFARGGQQFADNVVRFHRYAAENDVYAAYTIVPPQIDRSKPAHQQSDPHLYAGVKEERDGGIVIKGAQMLGTGAVLADWIQLSSIVPLRPGDEDQAISVMVPVSAPGVKIFPRRSYAQAATSTFDYPLASRFDETDSLVVYDDVFVPWENVFVYRDLDLVKAQWWETPAWLLGNVQAQIRLSAKLDFLAGVAAKVAAMNGVDKLPPVQGTLGELAAHATTVSGLVLAAEYNCDIDEHGIAWPGSAETFANTTLQPETYGKLLHLVRDLCGGGLIQLPSSVEDFHSPEISEQINRYIQSPGVPAADRVKLLKLAWDLVGSEFASRHHQYEMFYAGAPFVVKMRMFGNYDFAAAKALVDTALDGYGLDDRAGDGAAGKTPALS encoded by the coding sequence ATGCGCAGCGGCCAGGACTACGTCGCGGGACTCCGTGACGGGCGGCACGTCTCCATCGACGGCGAACGCGTCGCCGACGTCACCACTCACCCCGCCTTCCGCGGCGCCGTCCGCTCCGTCGCAGGCCTCTACGACGCGGCCATCGACCCGGCGAACCGCGAGACCATGACGTACCCGTCCCCCGAGACGGGGGAGCCGCTCAATGTGGCATATCTCATCCCCCGGTCGACCGAGGACCTCGCGCGCCGCCGCAAGGGCCTGCGCCTGTGGGCCGAGCGGACGTACGGCCTGATGGGCCGCACGCCCGACCACGTCGCCGGCTTCCTGGCCGGGTTCGCCGCCTCCCCGCACGTCTTCGCGCGCGGCGGTCAGCAGTTCGCGGACAACGTCGTGCGCTTCCACCGGTACGCCGCGGAGAACGACGTCTACGCCGCGTACACGATCGTGCCGCCGCAGATCGACAGGTCCAAGCCCGCGCACCAGCAGAGCGATCCGCACCTGTACGCCGGCGTCAAGGAGGAGCGCGACGGCGGCATCGTGATCAAGGGCGCACAGATGCTCGGCACCGGAGCCGTGCTCGCCGACTGGATCCAGCTGAGCAGCATCGTCCCGCTGCGCCCCGGCGACGAGGACCAGGCCATCTCGGTCATGGTGCCCGTGTCCGCGCCCGGCGTGAAGATCTTCCCCCGCCGCTCGTACGCCCAAGCGGCGACGAGCACGTTCGACTACCCGCTGGCAAGCCGGTTCGACGAGACCGACTCCCTCGTCGTGTACGACGACGTGTTCGTGCCCTGGGAGAACGTCTTCGTGTACCGCGACCTCGACCTCGTCAAGGCGCAGTGGTGGGAGACCCCTGCCTGGCTGCTCGGCAACGTCCAGGCGCAGATCCGGCTGTCGGCGAAGCTCGACTTCCTGGCGGGCGTCGCGGCGAAGGTCGCGGCGATGAACGGCGTCGACAAGTTGCCGCCGGTGCAGGGCACGCTCGGCGAGCTCGCCGCCCACGCCACGACCGTGAGCGGGCTCGTGCTCGCCGCCGAGTACAACTGCGACATCGACGAGCACGGCATCGCCTGGCCGGGCAGCGCGGAGACGTTCGCGAACACCACGCTTCAGCCGGAGACCTACGGCAAGCTGCTCCACCTCGTCCGCGACCTGTGCGGCGGCGGGCTCATCCAGCTGCCTTCGTCGGTGGAGGACTTCCACTCCCCCGAGATCAGCGAGCAGATCAACCGGTACATCCAGTCGCCGGGGGTGCCCGCGGCCGACCGCGTCAAGCTGCTCAAGCTGGCCTGGGACCTCGTGGGATCGGAGTTCGCCAGCCGGCACCACCAATACGAGATGTTCTACGCGGGTGCGCCGTTCGTCGTGAAGATGCGGATGTTCGGCAACTACGACTTCGCCGCCGCGAAGGCACTCGTCGACACCGCGCTCGACGGCTACGGCCTCGACGACCGGGCCGGCGACGGCGCAGCGGGCAAGACACCGGCGCTGTCGTGA